In Candidatus Devosia phytovorans, the DNA window TGCGGCGATAGCATCAACCACCAGCGATCCCGAGTCAGCCGAAGTGACAAAGAAGATGGCGACCAGGATGACGGCGAGCGTCGATGTGACCGCCGGGAATGGCAAGTAAGTGAAGAATTCGAAGAGGCCAACCGACAGGTCATTGGCGATGGCTGTCCCCAGCGCGCCTCCGGCCAAGCCCGCATCGATCGAGATTGCCGTGTTGCCGAAGATCGTCATCCAGATGAAGGTGAAGCCGGCGGGAATGAACAGCACGGCGGTAATGAATTCCCGAACGGTGCGGCCGCGCGATATGCGGGCGATGAACATGCCGACAAAGGGCGACCAGGATATCCACCAGGCCCAATAGAACAGGGTCCAGGCATCGATCCAGGGCGTCGGGTTATAGGCGTAGATGTTGAAGGTTCGCAGCACGATGCTGTCGAAATAGAGGCCGAGATTCTGGACGAAATCGCGGAACAATTCTGCGGTCGGGCCGACCAGCAGAACGAACAGCATCAGACAGATGGCAACCAGCAGGTTGATCTCGGAAAGGATGCGCACGCCCTTGTCGAGCCCGCTCACGACCGAGATTGTCGCCAGGCATGTGACCCCTGCTATGATCAGCAACTGAACGACTGGCGAAACCGGCACGCCGAACAGGAAGTTCAGGCCCGAATTGATCTGGTTCACGCCGACGCCCATGGACGTGGCAAGGCCGAAAATGGTGCCGACGATGGCAAAGATATCGACCACATGGCCAATGGGGCCGTTGATGCGCTCCTTCAGCAGCGGATAGAGCCCGGAGCGGATGGTCAGCGGTAGATTGTAGCGATAGCCGAAATAGGCCAGCGAGAGACCCACCACCGCGTAGATCGCCCAGGCATGAATGCCCCAGTGAAGGAAGGTCACGGACATGGCCTCGCGCACAGCAGCCGCCGAACGCGGCTCGGCGGTCGGCGGCTGCATGTAATGGGTCATGGGCTCGCCCACGCCATAGAACATCAAGCCAATGCCCATGCCGGCGGCGAACAGCATCGCGATCCAGGACACGAAGCTGAAGTCGGGTGTTGAATCGTCCGGGCCGAGCTTGAGATTGCCGAAGCGGCTCATGCAGATCAGCAGCATCGCCACCAGTACGATTCCGACAGCCAGTAGATAGAGCCAGCCGAAATTGGTCAAAATGCCGGACTGCAGACTTCCGAAGATTTCCTCAGCCTGCGCAGGGAAGGCAATCCCGATTGCCAAGAATACCGCAATGATGCCCAGCGATCCGAAGAACACCGGACGGTTGATGACGAATGGCTTGATCAAGATTGTCCCCGAGGTCTGGCTGTGCCGGCGGAGTACCCATCCGATCCGGCGTGATGGCTAAGACGCCAGGTTCAACAAAGTTCCGAGACGTGAAACAGACTCGGGAAGGCAGTCCGCTTTTGGCGAACATCGTATTAGGATTGAACGGCAGGAATGGGGTCGTGTATGGACGGCTCTCCGTTGGCAAGGGATTTTCGGAGCTTTGCCGATGCTGGTTGGTGCGGCCGTGTATCCGACCTATAGGTGCGGCTATCATGTGCCGCTGGCCATAATGCCTTTCGCGCGGTTCAGGTCCCGATCGGAAGCTCGCACTCGAAGTGCACGACCCCACTGGGTTTTCCTGATCCGGCGGTATCAACCGGCTTTGTGCATTAGCTCCTGTCCGCCCTTTCCAACCTCGTCAGCGATTGCTCGCCTTGTCTCTTTCTATTCCTATGCGACGGCCGGCTCCCTATAGCGATCACCGCTGGTCATCAGCGCCCAGACCATCCGGGCGGTTTTGTTCGCCAAGGCAACAGCCGCAACCTTCGTCGTTCGCCGTGCCATCAGTTGCACGAGCCACGGCCTCTTGGTTCCGTTCCGCTCGGCAAACCGGATGACCGCCATAGCCCCGACCACCAGCATTTGGCGCAGGTAGCAATTGCCTGCTTTGGAGATGCTGCCGAGCTTCTCCTTGCCGCCGCTGGAGTTCTGCTTAGGCACCAGCCCGATCCAGGCAGAGAGGCAA includes these proteins:
- a CDS encoding BCCT family transporter, with the translated sequence MIKPFVINRPVFFGSLGIIAVFLAIGIAFPAQAEEIFGSLQSGILTNFGWLYLLAVGIVLVAMLLICMSRFGNLKLGPDDSTPDFSFVSWIAMLFAAGMGIGLMFYGVGEPMTHYMQPPTAEPRSAAAVREAMSVTFLHWGIHAWAIYAVVGLSLAYFGYRYNLPLTIRSGLYPLLKERINGPIGHVVDIFAIVGTIFGLATSMGVGVNQINSGLNFLFGVPVSPVVQLLIIAGVTCLATISVVSGLDKGVRILSEINLLVAICLMLFVLLVGPTAELFRDFVQNLGLYFDSIVLRTFNIYAYNPTPWIDAWTLFYWAWWISWSPFVGMFIARISRGRTVREFITAVLFIPAGFTFIWMTIFGNTAISIDAGLAGGALGTAIANDLSVGLFEFFTYLPFPAVTSTLAVILVAIFFVTSADSGSLVVDAIAAGGETETTRLQRVFWCAFAGVVAAVLLLAGGVGALQSVTIASALPFVIVILALLWSLLTGMRADVAQQQAHRSAAGPAPAQPAAGVTWQRRLGLMLRAPRQSEVQAFIDNQVQSALKQVADELTARGRPTTIDKAEDGTVSLRSPAEGVRDFVYGVSLASHPLAMLSPMAAGKPELRYEARTYFSSGSRGYDIMGMGRDQIIADVLVQFERYLTLVKSPEVQLVHGAPEHPSGG